tgggtggatgactcgaggccaggagatcaggaccaggctggtcaacatggagaaacctcctctctactaagaATTCaacaatcagctgggcatggtggcaggtgcctgtagtcccagctactcaggaggctgaggcaggagaagcccttgaacccgagaggcagagcttgcagtgagccgagatcgcaccactgcactccagcctggacaacagagtgagactccatcaaaaaaataagaaaacaaaagtgtGAGGCGGGAAGGGCTGAGGCCATTCATAGGAACATTTATGGGCCTCCAATGAACACCTGGATCCCTGGATTCTGGAAGGGGCCCCGGGGGGAGGCAGATGGGTCTCCCACACCTTCCTGTGGTCCTAGACGGGTGTGGGGCGGGGAACCCCCAGACCCACCCAGGCAGCCGGGTGCAATGTGAGTGACCCCACCCCGTTGAGTCTGCCCATTGGGTGCTGGGTGTGCCCGCCGTCCAGGTGGGGAGACCGAGGCACAGCTTGAGGGCCACACAGCCAGGCAGTGGACCTGGAACCCTGGTCACCCTCCCTCCTCCACTCGGGGCAGCCCCAAGCCAGGTGCCCACCGAGGTTACTCACAAAGCACATGCCAGCCCTGCGCTGGGGCACGAACGTGCATATGTTATGCTGCCGACACAGGAAGGTGACCACGGTGACATTGAGCTCCTGCAGGACCCGGGCCAGGGGGCCGTGGGTGTCCAGGCGGCCCCAGCCCATGGCCAGGCACTGGGTGCCGTGGGGCACCGGCTGGTCTTGCTGTGGCAGCTGGACTGTGGCGATGAAGGCGTTGAGGGTGGCTGGGCGGCTCAGCTGGGGCGGAAGGTGGGCGGCGGTGAGACACTATCCGAGGCCCCCGAGGCCGCCGGGACCGCCCTCCCACCACGTCCACTGCCTCCAGATGCCTCCCACGGGCGtcacacatgctgttccctccGCCTGGACCCACCAGCCCCTTTGTCCCATTCGTCACTATGTAGtcactcattttttcttttcttttcttttttttttgagacagagtctcactctgtcaccaggcgccaggctggagtgcaatggcacagtctcggctcaccgcaacctccacctcccgggttcaggcgattctcctgcctcagcctcctgagtacctgggattaccggcacgcaccaccatgcccggctaatttttgtatttttagtagagacggggtttcaccatgttgaccaggatggtctcgatctcttgacctcgtgatccacccgcctcggcctcccaaagtgctgagattacaggtgtgagccaccgcgcccggcccattcattcattttcaaagaactttttgtttttttgagatggggtcttgctctgttgcccaggttggcgtGTGGTGGCcagaccacagctcactgcagcctcaacctcctgggctcaagcggtcttgCCACCTCAGCTTATGAGTAgccaggtgtgcaccatcacgcccagttgattttaaaaattttcttttgtgggctgggtgcagtagctgccccctctaatcctagcactttgggaggcagaggcgggcagatcactcaagatcaggagtttgagaccagcctggccaaaatggcaaaaccccatctctactacaaatacaaaaaattagccaggcattatggtggacacttgtaatcccatctactcgggaggctgaggcagaagaaccacttgaaaccgggaggtggaagttgctgtgagccgagatcgtgccactgcactccagccagggtaacagagtgagactctgtctcaaaaataaaaaattctatagtagagatggggtctcactaaggtggtcaggctgctctcaaactcctggcctcaagtgatcctcccaccccggcctcctgaagtgctgagattacaggcatgagccccagagcccagccccaagcatttactgagcaccccCTGTACCCCATTCCTATTCCAAGCCGCATGGGTCCAGTAATAACACAGACAAAATTCGTCTGCTCTGGGGAGATGATCTTTCGGGGTGGGAGGAGGCCAGGAAGGCCCCCTGACTGAGAGGAACACCATCTAGTCGTGGGGACCTGAGAATCGGGGAAGGCTGTGGCTGTCCTTCCTTGTCATTTCAAGTAGGGTCAGCGGAAGCCGGCGGAGGCATGGGCACCTGAGTTTCTGGGGGAACAGTGCCCCGGCCAGAGGCACAGCCAGGGCAGAGGCCGGGAGGAAAGTGGTCTGGTGCTCAAAGAGCAGTGCTACCGGACCCAGCCTGCCTCGGCTTCGGTCATGGCCAGGTATACagtgggtgcttaataaatgcttgctGAAGGAACGGGGGTCCAGAAGCCCGCTGGCCGTGCCCCTCCGAGCCCTTGAGGCCCTGTGCACCCACCTGGATCAGGAGAACATCATTCAGGTCCTTCTCTGCGTTGTAGCCGTCCTGGAACACTTGGGCCACCGAGAACTCCTGCTGGGTGGGCTCTGGCTCCTGCAGCTTGTGGGCTCCAAGCACCACGTTCACCAGGTTGTGGGGTCTGCGGGGGTGGGCTGGTCACTCCTTGGCGCCTGGCCACTCACTGCCCCCCACAACGGGCTGTTCCCGAGGCTGGGGGTGCAGCCGCAGACCCCTCCCTCAGCGGCTCTGTCCCTAGGGACCCCGACAGCACCATCCCACTCCCTCCCCAGGATCGCCCCCAGGTGAGGGCCGTGGGGTTAGCAGATGGAGCTTAGCCAGGTCCTCCCTGGGCAGGAGAGCGGCCCGGCCAGGCTTGGAGGAACAGGGTGGGCGGATGGAAGGGGCTATGGAGGTGGACACTCACGTATTCTGCAGGCACTGTGCGGCCGTCAGCACGAAGCTGGGGTGGATCAAGATGCCCCCACAGAAATGGCTGCCCCGGGTCCCCCGCAGCTGCAGGGAGGCCATGTAGGGCCGTGAGTGTGGCCGCGCCTCCCGCCCACCCACAATCTCCGCAGCTTGGGTGGCACCTGCTGGGAGAGTCCAGGCGTCAGGGGAGGGGGTCGAAGAGCCGTCCCCGGGCCCCTCTGAGCTTCCGTCTCCCCAGCTGCAACCCCATCAGTGCCTGCGGGCTGGTGGGAACCAGGGCTCCACGCCCAGGCCTGGGGTTAAAATTATGACGATTTCCGAAGGCTCCCTGGTGGTGGGTTTAAGTCCTGAAGGACAGGGAGGCTTTTAAGGGGCCGACAGGCGACCTAgggtggtggctcgtgcctgtaatcccagcactttggaggccaaggcaggcagatcatccgaggtcggcagttcaagaccagcctgaccaacatggtgaaaccctgtctcaaaaaaaataaaaagattaaaaacaaaaaaagaaaagaagattacCCTCAGGATAGGGACCTGAGGGGGCCCATGCTGTCTTCTTCCCCTGATTCCAGCATCAATAACCCCTTGACCCttt
This genomic interval from Saimiri boliviensis isolate mSaiBol1 chromosome 14, mSaiBol1.pri, whole genome shotgun sequence contains the following:
- the LOC101030199 gene encoding myeloblastin, with translation MASLQLRGTRGSHFCGGILIHPSFVLTAAQCLQNTPHNLVNVVLGAHKLQEPEPTQQEFSVAQVFQDGYNAEKDLNDVLLIQLSRPATLNAFIATVQLPQQDQPVPHGTQCLAMGWGRLDTHGPLARVLQELNVTVVTFLCRQHNICTFVPQRRAGMCFGDGGGPLICDGVVQGLHSFMIKGCASRQYPDFFARVALYVDWIHSTLRRVGAEDSPRASPPPTAPVGSQPSRRPVGGVLDRGSSSPNAAPRPDVGDGPTRPLPHAPSHGAPGDRPALYSTPQ